The following proteins are encoded in a genomic region of Desulfovibrio sp. TomC:
- the groL gene encoding chaperonin GroEL (60 kDa chaperone family; promotes refolding of misfolded polypeptides especially under stressful conditions; forms two stacked rings of heptamers to form a barrel-shaped 14mer; ends can be capped by GroES; misfolded proteins enter the barrel where they are refolded when GroES binds), with translation MAAKEILFDAKAREKLKRGVDKLANAVKVTLGPKGRNVVIEKSFGSPIITKDGVTVAKEIELEDKFENMGAQMVKEVASKTSDIAGDGTTTATILAQAIFTEGVKLVAAGRNPMAIKRGIDKAVASVVAELETLAKPTRDQKEIAQVGTISANSDATIGNIIAEAMNKVGKEGVITVEEAKGMETTLDVVEGMQFDRGYLSPYFITDPERMVCELDEPLILINEKKITAMKDLLPVLEQVAKMSRPLLIVAEDIEGEALATLVVNKLRGTLQVCAVKAPGFGDRRKAMLEDIASLTGGQCVSEDLGLKLENMTLTDLGKAKRVIVDKENTTIVDGAGDSDKIKARVKQIRAQIEETTSSYDKEKLQERLAKIVGGVAVINVGAATETEMKEKKARVEDALNATRAAVEEGIVPGGGVALVRCVKSLTTIKAVDDDEQAGIEIVRRAIEEPLRQIAGNAGFEGSIVVAKVRDGKDGFGFNAANGEYEDLIKAGVIDPKKVTRIALQNSSSVAGLLLTTEAAIAEKPEAKKDMPPMPGGGMGGMGGMY, from the coding sequence ATGGCTGCTAAAGAAATTCTGTTCGATGCCAAGGCCCGTGAGAAACTGAAACGCGGCGTGGACAAGCTGGCCAATGCCGTGAAGGTCACCCTTGGACCCAAGGGCCGCAACGTGGTCATCGAGAAGTCGTTTGGCTCCCCGATCATCACCAAGGACGGCGTGACCGTGGCCAAGGAAATCGAACTGGAAGACAAGTTCGAGAACATGGGCGCCCAGATGGTCAAGGAAGTCGCTTCCAAGACCTCGGACATCGCTGGCGACGGCACCACCACCGCCACCATCCTGGCCCAGGCCATCTTCACCGAAGGCGTCAAGCTTGTGGCCGCCGGCCGCAATCCCATGGCCATCAAGCGCGGCATCGACAAGGCCGTGGCTTCCGTGGTCGCCGAGCTTGAGACCCTGGCCAAGCCCACCCGCGATCAGAAGGAAATTGCCCAGGTCGGCACCATTTCCGCCAACTCCGACGCCACCATCGGCAACATCATTGCCGAGGCCATGAACAAGGTCGGCAAGGAAGGCGTCATCACCGTCGAGGAAGCCAAGGGCATGGAAACCACCCTTGACGTCGTCGAAGGCATGCAGTTCGACCGCGGCTACCTCTCCCCCTATTTCATCACCGACCCCGAGCGCATGGTGTGCGAGCTCGACGAGCCGCTGATCCTGATCAACGAGAAAAAGATCACCGCCATGAAGGACCTGCTGCCGGTCCTCGAGCAGGTGGCCAAGATGAGCCGTCCCCTGCTGATCGTGGCTGAAGACATCGAGGGCGAGGCCCTGGCCACCCTGGTTGTCAACAAGCTGCGCGGCACCCTCCAGGTCTGCGCCGTCAAGGCCCCGGGCTTTGGCGACCGCCGCAAGGCCATGCTCGAAGACATCGCCTCCCTCACCGGCGGCCAGTGCGTCTCCGAAGACCTGGGCCTCAAGCTTGAGAACATGACCCTGACCGACCTTGGCAAGGCCAAGCGCGTCATCGTCGACAAAGAAAACACCACGATCGTTGACGGCGCTGGCGACAGCGACAAGATCAAGGCCCGGGTCAAGCAGATCCGCGCCCAGATCGAAGAGACCACCTCCAGCTACGACAAAGAGAAGCTGCAGGAGCGTCTGGCCAAGATCGTCGGCGGCGTGGCCGTCATCAATGTCGGCGCGGCCACCGAGACCGAGATGAAAGAGAAGAAGGCCCGCGTGGAAGACGCCTTGAACGCCACCCGCGCTGCCGTTGAAGAAGGCATCGTCCCCGGCGGCGGCGTCGCCCTGGTCCGTTGCGTCAAGAGCCTGACCACCATCAAGGCCGTTGACGACGACGAGCAGGCCGGCATCGAGATCGTGCGCCGCGCCATCGAAGAGCCGCTGCGCCAGATCGCCGGCAATGCCGGTTTCGAAGGCTCCATCGTGGTCGCCAAGGTCCGCGACGGCAAGGACGGCTTCGGCTTCAACGCCGCCAACGGCGAATACGAAGACCTGATCAAGGCCGGCGTCATCGACCCCAAAAAGGTCACCCGCATCGCCCTGCAGAACTCCTCCTCCGTGGCCGGCCTGCTCCTGACCACCGAGGCGGCCATCGCTGAAAAGCCCGAGGCCAAAAAGGATATGCCCCCGATGCCCGGCGGCGGCATGGGCGGCATGGGCGGCATGTACTAG
- a CDS encoding nitric-oxide reductase large subunit — MPSDGTSETSLSPWWRKGVVAALVIGFALEILIAFQSYRNAPPVPDSVRDGSGQVVFTGADIVAGQQIFLKYGLMENGSIWGHGAYLGPDFSAQYLHELGLSVSRGLAPQRFGRDFEALSPQEREILGKEVSLLLKENRYDEKAKTLRLTPFEAQAFRQQIAAWTGYFTDSAASGGLPAKYISDAKELHDLTAFFAWTAWASIANRPDQDFSYTNNFPYDPALGNTPTSQTVLWSALSLITLLTGIALVLSAFGKFDYLGWKGTGEHVHPQMLPGVATPGQRGLVKYFLAAALLFLFQVMVGGATAHFRADPGSFYGFDLTTILPSNLLRTWHLQSAIFWIATSFVAGGLLLGQALGDKEPRGQAGLVHGLFWALVLVVAGSLFGELAGLRQWLGDLWFWFGHQGWEYLDLGRGWQILLAIGLIGWVLMLLRSVMPALLDPNRREITTLFLLAALAIPVFYLPAFFFGATTNFTVVDNWRFWIIHLWVEGFFELFVTVMVAVTFFRLGMVSRTTAARVIYLDAILFLGSGIVGTGHHWYFSGQSNLNMSLSALFSAMEVVPLTLLTLDAWDFVKLTRSHCDVCGRQVNIPHKWAFYFLMAVGFWNFVGAGIFGFLINLPIVSYFEVGTLLTPNHGHMALMGVFGMEALALMVLCFRQVLTDEQWAGPQRLIRISFWGLNIGLAMMAAGSLFPGGVLQVYDVLQNGYWHARGLDYLNRDLTRLIEWGRMPGDVVFIAAGVVPMVLAAMLTYWRMKTTAPAAGGAV; from the coding sequence ATGCCATCCGACGGTACTTCCGAGACATCCTTGTCGCCCTGGTGGCGCAAGGGAGTCGTTGCGGCGCTGGTGATCGGCTTTGCCCTGGAAATCCTTATCGCGTTTCAATCCTACCGCAATGCGCCGCCTGTCCCGGACAGCGTCCGCGATGGCTCCGGCCAGGTCGTGTTCACGGGCGCGGACATCGTGGCCGGCCAGCAGATTTTCCTCAAATACGGGCTCATGGAAAACGGTTCGATCTGGGGCCACGGGGCCTATCTCGGGCCGGATTTTTCGGCCCAGTATCTCCACGAGCTGGGCCTGTCCGTCAGCCGGGGCCTGGCTCCCCAGCGGTTTGGCCGGGATTTTGAGGCGCTCTCGCCCCAGGAGCGCGAAATCCTTGGCAAGGAAGTTTCCCTGCTGCTCAAGGAAAACCGCTATGACGAGAAGGCCAAAACCCTGCGGCTAACGCCCTTTGAGGCCCAAGCCTTCCGGCAGCAGATCGCAGCTTGGACGGGCTATTTCACCGATTCGGCCGCAAGCGGCGGTCTGCCGGCAAAATACATCAGCGACGCCAAGGAACTGCATGATCTGACCGCCTTTTTCGCCTGGACGGCCTGGGCCTCCATCGCCAACCGGCCGGACCAGGATTTCTCCTACACCAATAATTTCCCCTACGATCCGGCCCTGGGCAATACGCCGACCAGCCAGACCGTGTTGTGGAGCGCGCTGAGCCTCATCACCCTGCTCACCGGCATAGCCCTGGTGCTGTCGGCCTTTGGCAAGTTCGACTACCTGGGCTGGAAGGGCACGGGCGAGCATGTCCACCCGCAGATGCTTCCGGGCGTGGCCACACCCGGCCAGCGGGGGCTGGTCAAATACTTCCTGGCGGCCGCGCTGCTGTTTCTTTTCCAGGTCATGGTGGGCGGGGCCACGGCCCATTTTCGGGCCGATCCGGGCAGTTTCTACGGCTTCGACCTGACCACGATCCTGCCGAGCAATCTGCTGCGCACCTGGCACCTGCAATCGGCCATCTTCTGGATCGCCACGTCCTTCGTGGCCGGAGGGCTGCTGTTGGGGCAGGCTCTGGGCGACAAGGAACCCCGGGGGCAGGCGGGGCTTGTGCATGGGCTCTTCTGGGCCTTGGTCCTGGTCGTGGCCGGGAGTCTTTTCGGGGAACTGGCCGGCCTTCGCCAGTGGCTGGGGGATCTGTGGTTCTGGTTCGGCCACCAGGGCTGGGAATATCTCGACCTGGGGCGGGGCTGGCAGATTCTCCTGGCCATCGGCCTGATCGGCTGGGTGCTCATGTTGCTTCGAAGCGTCATGCCGGCCCTGCTCGATCCCAACCGGCGCGAGATCACGACCTTGTTCCTGCTGGCCGCCCTGGCCATCCCGGTCTTTTATCTGCCGGCCTTTTTCTTCGGCGCGACCACCAATTTCACGGTGGTGGACAACTGGCGGTTCTGGATCATCCATCTGTGGGTCGAGGGCTTTTTCGAGCTGTTCGTCACCGTGATGGTGGCCGTGACCTTTTTCAGGCTCGGCATGGTCTCGCGCACCACTGCCGCCCGGGTCATCTACCTCGACGCCATCCTGTTTCTGGGCAGCGGCATCGTGGGCACCGGCCACCACTGGTACTTCAGCGGCCAGTCCAACCTCAACATGTCCCTGTCGGCTCTTTTTTCCGCCATGGAAGTGGTGCCCCTGACCCTTTTGACCCTGGACGCCTGGGATTTCGTCAAGCTGACCCGGTCGCACTGCGACGTCTGCGGCAGGCAGGTCAACATCCCGCACAAGTGGGCGTTTTACTTCCTCATGGCCGTCGGGTTCTGGAATTTCGTCGGAGCCGGCATCTTCGGCTTTCTCATCAACCTGCCCATCGTCAGCTACTTCGAGGTGGGTACGCTGTTAACGCCCAACCACGGCCACATGGCCCTCATGGGCGTGTTCGGCATGGAAGCCCTGGCGCTCATGGTGCTTTGCTTCCGGCAGGTGCTCACCGACGAGCAGTGGGCCGGGCCGCAGCGCCTGATCCGCATCTCCTTTTGGGGCCTCAACATCGGTCTGGCCATGATGGCGGCCGGCAGCCTCTTCCCGGGCGGCGTGCTGCAGGTCTACGACGTGCTGCAAAACGGCTACTGGCACGCCCGGGGGTTGGACTACTTGAATCGCGACCTGACCCGGCTCATCGAATGGGGCCGGATGCCAGGCGACGTGGTCTTTATTGCCGCCGGCGTCGTGCCCATGGTGCTGGCGGCGATGCTGACGTACTGGCGCATGAAGACGACGGCGCCGGCGGCCGGGGGTGCCGTGTGA
- a CDS encoding YidH family protein, producing MPDAAPNDQTNHPYDLTNPQVLLAWQRNHLANERTFLAWCRTGLALFGFSFVIERFDFFIRQLQNVPMFEGMAQKHLHTEAVTLSTFAVGVLVMVVAVWRFWYIRRCINTGAKVFSPTPDIIFTVAVIGMILGLSSVFWHLIMQ from the coding sequence ATGCCGGATGCCGCACCCAATGACCAGACCAACCACCCCTATGATCTGACCAACCCGCAGGTGCTTCTCGCCTGGCAGCGCAACCATCTGGCCAACGAGCGCACCTTTCTGGCCTGGTGCCGCACCGGCCTGGCCCTTTTCGGCTTCAGCTTCGTCATCGAGCGTTTCGACTTCTTTATCCGCCAACTACAAAACGTCCCCATGTTCGAGGGCATGGCCCAAAAGCATCTGCACACCGAGGCCGTGACCCTGTCCACCTTTGCCGTGGGCGTTTTGGTCATGGTTGTGGCGGTGTGGCGCTTCTGGTACATCCGCCGCTGCATCAACACCGGGGCCAAGGTCTTTTCCCCGACCCCTGACATCATTTTCACTGTGGCCGTGATCGGCATGATCCTCGGCCTGTCTTCGGTCTTCTGGCATCTGATCATGCAGTAA
- a CDS encoding histidine kinase has protein sequence MRALTVFLLALLAAGSLLPARVRAEAAPSPLAAALVATAAGRLDDALTALEQSAKGLGAAYRDLARTAPPPSPEERSRALQSYAIKDGTVSFRDLQGPCGPEPAAKAPCQSLFFYDGENFTDDTFREISVLSRLAPAMAASYDALPSSWVYLTTPGQSFAIYPHLPLAEAVNNYKPTDKGFYTVADFAGKACGWESPYLDLAGDGMMVTVSCPVYDGETLLAVASRDVTIPQLSSRILADLAAIPGARAVIINRRGKAIAASDPKLAAFMDSENAKAGDAVVYFRADRGLAAMGLEKGLSSPDAALNAAGEAVIERAETEKRWPMVLAQGKELVLAARLRATGWYLVMLVPQRAGR, from the coding sequence ATGCGCGCCCTGACTGTTTTCTTGCTGGCGCTCTTAGCCGCCGGCAGCCTTCTGCCCGCCCGGGTCCGGGCCGAGGCCGCGCCTTCGCCCCTGGCCGCCGCCCTGGTCGCCACTGCGGCCGGCCGCCTGGACGATGCCCTGACCGCCCTGGAGCAAAGCGCCAAGGGCCTGGGCGCGGCCTACCGCGACCTCGCCCGCACCGCCCCCCCGCCAAGCCCGGAAGAACGCAGCCGGGCGCTCCAGAGCTACGCCATTAAAGACGGCACTGTGTCCTTCCGCGACCTGCAAGGCCCCTGCGGCCCGGAACCGGCGGCCAAGGCCCCCTGCCAGTCGCTCTTTTTTTATGACGGCGAAAATTTCACCGACGACACCTTCCGCGAGATCTCCGTCCTGTCCCGGCTGGCCCCGGCCATGGCCGCCAGCTATGACGCGCTGCCCTCGTCCTGGGTCTACCTGACCACCCCGGGCCAGAGCTTTGCCATCTATCCCCACCTCCCCCTGGCCGAGGCCGTCAACAACTATAAGCCCACGGACAAAGGCTTTTACACGGTGGCCGATTTTGCCGGCAAAGCCTGCGGCTGGGAGTCGCCCTATCTCGATCTGGCCGGCGACGGCATGATGGTCACGGTGTCCTGCCCGGTCTACGACGGGGAAACCCTCCTGGCCGTGGCCTCCCGCGACGTCACCATCCCCCAGCTCTCCAGCCGGATACTGGCCGATCTGGCGGCCATTCCCGGAGCCAGGGCCGTCATCATCAACCGGCGCGGCAAGGCCATTGCCGCCAGCGACCCCAAACTGGCCGCCTTTATGGACAGTGAAAACGCCAAGGCCGGCGACGCGGTCGTTTACTTCCGGGCGGACCGGGGACTGGCCGCCATGGGCCTGGAAAAGGGGCTGTCTTCACCGGATGCGGCGTTAAACGCCGCTGGCGAGGCCGTCATCGAACGGGCTGAAACGGAAAAACGCTGGCCCATGGTCTTGGCCCAGGGCAAGGAGCTGGTCCTGGCCGCAAGGCTTCGCGCCACGGGCTGGTATCTGGTCATGCTCGTGCCGCAAAGGGCAGGCAGATAA